A DNA window from Vagococcus penaei contains the following coding sequences:
- a CDS encoding teichoic acid D-Ala incorporation-associated protein DltX, which yields MKKVEEKQVSKSRYWLTFAGKTFLYAGILVGLIYLYHYSHVGGGSFIYNQF from the coding sequence ATGAAAAAGGTCGAAGAAAAACAAGTATCCAAGAGTCGCTATTGGTTGACATTTGCTGGTAAAACTTTTTTGTATGCTGGTATTTTAGTGGGATTAATTTATCTTTATCATTACAGCCATGTTGGAGGTGGCTCGTTTATATATAATCAATTTTAA
- a CDS encoding DUF402 domain-containing protein, with product MRVPKEGEFITIQSYKHDGSLHRTWRDTMVLKTSECSLIGMNDHTLVTEADGRRWVTREPAILYFHTKYWFNIIAMIREKGVSYYCNLASPFVLDEEALKYIDYDLDIKVFPDGEKRLLDVDEYEEHRKEMHYSGEIDLILKENVKTLVDWINNEKGPFSDEYVETWYQRYQQLSRR from the coding sequence ATGCGTGTACCAAAAGAAGGAGAGTTTATAACGATCCAGAGTTACAAGCATGATGGAAGTTTGCATCGAACTTGGCGTGATACTATGGTTCTAAAGACGAGCGAGTGTTCACTGATTGGTATGAATGATCATACTTTAGTAACCGAAGCTGACGGAAGGCGATGGGTAACGCGAGAACCAGCGATTTTATATTTTCATACAAAATACTGGTTCAACATAATTGCTATGATACGTGAGAAAGGGGTATCTTATTATTGTAATTTAGCATCACCATTTGTTTTAGATGAGGAAGCATTAAAGTATATCGACTATGATTTGGATATTAAAGTATTTCCTGATGGTGAAAAGCGTCTGCTAGATGTTGACGAGTATGAAGAGCATCGTAAAGAAATGCATTATTCTGGTGAAATTGATTTGATTTTAAAAGAAAATGTCAAGACTTTAGTTGACTGGATTAACAATGAAAAAGGGCCTTTTTCTGACGAATATGTCGAGACTTGGTATCAACGTTATCAGCAGTTGTCAAGACGATAA
- the mutY gene encoding A/G-specific adenine glycosylase, with the protein MSKENKDKVTWSDAKIAAFQDHLLTWYHAEKRVLPWRENTDPYRVWVSEIMLQQTQVVTVIPYFERFMDWFPTITDLANAEEDRLLKAWEGLGYYSRVRNMQKAAQMIVAEHGGQMPTDITSILALKGIGPYTGGAIASIAFNQPEPAIDGNVMRVYSRLFCIEDDIAQVKSRRVFDDVVRQTISQNEPGDFNQALMDLGSDICNPTKPKCETCPIKAFCEARQRGIETTLPVKTKKAKAVPSYHVGLALKNSEGAYLFVQRPADGLLANFWTFPMLEVPKETYQVIEKSRQSYEKEQAVVSFPSQENLFDALAAEEMSDLETLTPLNQLLITHYPQAIWQTQPVGAITHLFSHRKWHILVAYGVLSKERVLQEFPNGIWVTPEDFKNYAFPKPQDKMWEIIVKKGYY; encoded by the coding sequence ATGAGTAAAGAGAATAAAGATAAAGTGACGTGGTCTGATGCCAAAATCGCCGCCTTTCAAGACCATTTATTAACATGGTATCATGCGGAAAAGCGTGTACTACCTTGGCGTGAAAATACTGACCCTTATCGTGTATGGGTCTCTGAGATTATGTTACAGCAGACGCAAGTTGTGACGGTAATACCTTACTTTGAGCGTTTTATGGATTGGTTTCCAACGATTACTGATTTAGCTAACGCGGAAGAGGATCGTTTATTAAAAGCGTGGGAAGGCTTAGGGTATTATTCGCGCGTGCGCAACATGCAAAAGGCCGCACAAATGATAGTTGCCGAGCATGGAGGTCAGATGCCAACAGATATTACCTCAATTTTAGCGTTAAAGGGGATTGGACCATATACTGGTGGTGCGATTGCCAGTATTGCTTTTAATCAACCAGAGCCAGCAATTGATGGTAATGTGATGCGAGTCTATAGTCGGCTCTTCTGTATAGAAGATGATATTGCACAAGTTAAAAGTCGTCGTGTATTTGATGACGTTGTACGTCAGACTATCTCCCAGAATGAACCGGGTGATTTTAATCAGGCGTTGATGGATTTGGGGTCAGATATTTGTAATCCAACTAAGCCTAAGTGTGAGACATGCCCGATTAAAGCCTTTTGTGAGGCTAGACAACGTGGCATTGAGACAACGCTCCCAGTTAAAACGAAAAAAGCCAAAGCGGTTCCAAGTTATCATGTTGGGTTAGCGCTTAAAAATTCTGAGGGCGCGTACTTGTTTGTCCAACGACCAGCTGATGGTTTGTTAGCGAATTTTTGGACGTTTCCAATGCTTGAAGTCCCTAAAGAAACTTATCAAGTGATTGAAAAATCGAGGCAATCATATGAAAAAGAACAAGCGGTTGTGTCTTTTCCTAGTCAAGAAAATTTATTCGATGCGTTAGCTGCTGAGGAGATGAGTGATTTAGAGACATTAACCCCTTTAAATCAGCTATTAATCACACATTATCCTCAGGCTATTTGGCAGACACAACCAGTTGGAGCCATCACGCATCTATTCAGTCATCGCAAGTGGCATATTTTAGTCGCATATGGTGTCTTGTCAAAAGAAAGGGTGCTCCAAGAATTCCCTAATGGTATTTGGGTTACACCGGAAGATTTTAAAAATTATGCCTTTCCTAAACCACAAGATAAAATGTGGGAGATTATTGTAAAAAAAGGGTATTATTAG
- the recX gene encoding recombination regulator RecX, with protein sequence MEIIASVKKLKGQNYRLRMESGIAFDVSEDAIVRHRLLKGEEIDDARLEMVRKESNMTVGYQKALYYLNSQLRSEKEVRDFLIRKEIDEEIIPDIIIRLRELTLLNDLIYAESYVRTMVRTSDKGPSVIRQQLIKRGIIEETLQKALEQYPFDSQVEVAYQVGEKALRKYRTKSHQEKLNKTRQLLMTKGFSSEVINNVLTELPIEKDEVSEQELLQIAGDKLWQRHRKLEGFKRKQKIIGSLMQKGFSYDAIQHYLREKELTDE encoded by the coding sequence ATGGAAATTATTGCATCTGTCAAAAAGTTAAAAGGGCAAAACTACCGACTACGTATGGAGTCTGGGATCGCCTTTGATGTCTCAGAAGATGCGATTGTCAGGCACCGTTTATTAAAGGGTGAAGAGATTGATGATGCACGTCTTGAGATGGTTCGTAAGGAATCTAATATGACAGTCGGCTACCAAAAAGCCTTATACTATCTTAATAGTCAATTACGTTCTGAGAAGGAAGTACGTGATTTTTTGATTCGGAAAGAGATTGATGAGGAAATTATTCCTGATATTATTATTCGACTGCGAGAATTAACATTATTAAATGACTTAATTTATGCTGAGAGTTATGTGCGGACGATGGTGAGGACATCAGATAAAGGTCCTTCAGTTATTCGCCAGCAATTAATTAAACGTGGGATTATAGAAGAAACACTCCAAAAAGCTCTTGAACAGTATCCTTTTGATTCACAAGTTGAGGTGGCTTATCAAGTAGGTGAAAAAGCCTTGAGAAAATATCGAACGAAAAGTCATCAAGAAAAATTAAATAAAACGCGCCAATTACTAATGACCAAGGGTTTTTCGAGTGAGGTCATTAATAACGTGCTGACGGAGTTGCCTATCGAAAAAGATGAAGTATCTGAGCAAGAGTTGTTGCAGATAGCGGGAGATAAGTTGTGGCAACGTCACCGCAAATTGGAAGGATTTAAACGGAAACAAAAAATTATTGGCTCATTAATGCAAAAAGGGTTTAGCTATGATGCCATCCAACACTATCTTCGTGAGAAAGAGTTAACAGACGAATGA
- a CDS encoding sigma-70 family RNA polymerase sigma factor: protein MLTESELIEHYHVLLLGALKRCHIKCHHPEFDDYLQIARLILLETYREFSTTNQDTSGFHNFVYQKIYWQLTDTLRKEARRTTTQDVIDPYVMDYTDLPTTIIDEEAIAVSELISALSPDLTKHERRYLIETYINDLTVKQLAEKYQVNRTAVYKWRRGVAKKYLNYLAKQGVQNDDGFR from the coding sequence ATGTTGACAGAATCAGAACTAATTGAACACTATCATGTGTTACTTTTAGGTGCTTTAAAACGTTGTCATATCAAGTGTCATCATCCGGAATTTGACGATTACTTACAAATTGCCCGGTTAATACTACTGGAAACTTATCGCGAATTTAGTACCACGAATCAAGACACGTCAGGCTTTCATAATTTTGTCTACCAAAAAATTTATTGGCAACTAACTGATACCTTACGCAAGGAAGCCAGACGAACTACCACACAAGATGTCATTGACCCCTATGTCATGGATTACACTGACCTCCCAACAACAATCATTGATGAAGAAGCGATTGCTGTTAGCGAGCTAATTAGTGCCCTTAGTCCCGATTTAACTAAGCATGAGCGTCGTTACTTAATTGAGACGTATATTAATGACCTAACAGTCAAACAGCTAGCAGAAAAATATCAAGTCAATCGGACTGCCGTTTACAAGTGGCGACGTGGTGTCGCAAAAAAATATTTGAATTATTTAGCAAAACAGGGTGTACAAAATGACGACGGATTTCGTTAA
- a CDS encoding DUF2922 domain-containing protein codes for MKKLTMTFQMSNGKQTSLKPAVAKDDLAADDVKKAMGEICTLDIFKKNGIELYRAPKSAHYTETIVTEIF; via the coding sequence ATGAAAAAATTAACGATGACTTTCCAGATGAGTAACGGTAAACAGACATCCTTAAAACCAGCTGTCGCAAAAGACGACCTAGCTGCAGATGATGTCAAAAAAGCGATGGGTGAAATTTGTACCTTAGATATCTTCAAGAAAAATGGTATCGAACTATACCGAGCACCAAAATCAGCACATTATACTGAAACAATTGTCACAGAAATTTTCTAA
- the tagD gene encoding glycerol-3-phosphate cytidylyltransferase, with product MRKVITYGTFDLLHYGHINLLRRAKEQGDYLIVALSTDEFNWNEKQKKCYFDYEKRKMLLEAIRYVDLVIPEEGWTQKITDIDEFKVDVFVMGDDWKGKFDFVKETGAEVVYLERTPEISTSQIKKDLHTKNMVKK from the coding sequence ATGAGAAAAGTAATTACATACGGTACATTTGATTTGTTGCACTATGGTCATATTAACCTACTACGTCGTGCAAAAGAGCAAGGAGACTACCTTATCGTTGCTCTATCGACAGATGAGTTTAACTGGAACGAAAAGCAAAAGAAATGTTATTTCGATTATGAAAAACGTAAAATGTTGCTTGAAGCCATTCGTTATGTTGACTTAGTAATTCCTGAAGAAGGTTGGACACAAAAAATTACTGACATTGATGAGTTTAAAGTCGATGTCTTTGTGATGGGGGACGACTGGAAAGGTAAATTTGATTTTGTTAAAGAAACTGGTGCTGAAGTCGTTTATCTAGAACGAACACCAGAAATCTCAACGAGTCAAATTAAAAAAGATTTACATACAAAAAATATGGTAAAAAAATAA
- a CDS encoding oligosaccharide flippase family protein has product MNRYKKLLGNTVIFAIGNFGSRFINFFLVPLQTYYLTTTEFGKIDLLFTIISLFIPIVSLNISDATLRFIKDDYTKRFSIYYNGLFVITVMTSIFILPLFIWFILQSNYLWSLVILLMALQIFQIQLDQYTRSVDKIKNFAANGIIMSVVILIFNLVLLIKFKLGIYGVILSIVFANMVSIVYLYFVNKDLRKNKVSIKNIVSRKLILEMFKYSIPLTPNMIMWWLINGSTRFFIVYYLGATFNGLFAVANKIPSLLTMITSIFAQAWQLSSMEEVSSSDNSLYYSKTFNFYSSILFIVSSGIIVFTKFLVYILVSQDYYASWQLVPVLLIASLYSSLSGFVGSVYTASMNTKGVLISSIFGAFLTLSSNLLLIPLLGISGAGIGTLLSFLGMFVLRLKDTKRYIKIDINLKIFLLNNVIVLLQWLVLCIFKNNIIMYFSEFILFLFIMLNNKKYVLLIFDNLRKRYIVK; this is encoded by the coding sequence GTGAATAGATATAAAAAGTTACTTGGGAATACTGTTATTTTTGCAATTGGGAACTTTGGTAGTAGATTCATAAACTTTTTTTTAGTACCATTACAAACATATTATTTAACAACAACTGAATTTGGTAAAATTGATTTATTATTTACTATAATAAGTTTGTTTATTCCAATTGTTTCTTTAAATATATCAGATGCTACTTTGAGATTTATAAAAGATGATTATACAAAGAGGTTTTCGATATATTATAATGGTTTATTTGTTATTACTGTTATGACGAGTATTTTTATTTTACCTTTGTTTATTTGGTTTATTTTACAATCCAATTATTTGTGGAGTTTGGTAATTTTATTGATGGCCTTACAAATTTTCCAAATACAATTGGATCAGTATACTAGATCCGTAGATAAGATTAAAAATTTTGCTGCAAATGGTATTATAATGTCAGTAGTCATTCTTATTTTTAACCTGGTTTTATTAATTAAATTCAAATTAGGTATATATGGTGTTATATTATCAATAGTATTTGCTAATATGGTATCAATTGTATATTTATATTTTGTAAATAAAGATTTAAGAAAAAATAAAGTATCAATTAAAAACATAGTCTCTAGAAAATTAATTTTAGAAATGTTTAAATACTCAATTCCTTTAACACCTAATATGATAATGTGGTGGTTAATAAATGGCTCTACAAGATTTTTTATAGTTTATTATTTAGGTGCTACGTTTAACGGATTATTTGCAGTTGCAAACAAGATTCCTTCCTTATTAACAATGATAACAAGTATTTTCGCTCAAGCTTGGCAACTTTCTTCAATGGAAGAAGTTAGTTCTTCTGATAATAGTTTATATTATTCTAAGACTTTTAATTTTTATTCAAGTATACTATTTATAGTGAGTTCAGGTATAATAGTGTTTACAAAATTTTTAGTATATATATTAGTTTCTCAAGATTATTATGCAAGTTGGCAATTAGTACCTGTGTTATTGATTGCTTCATTGTATTCTAGCTTATCAGGATTTGTTGGTTCTGTTTATACTGCTTCAATGAATACAAAAGGTGTCTTAATATCCTCAATTTTTGGTGCTTTTTTAACTTTAAGTAGTAACTTGTTGCTAATACCACTTTTAGGGATAAGTGGGGCAGGTATTGGAACTTTATTGAGTTTCTTAGGTATGTTTGTTTTAAGGTTAAAAGATACAAAAAGATATATAAAAATAGATATTAATTTAAAAATTTTTTTACTTAATAATGTAATAGTTTTATTACAATGGCTAGTACTTTGTATTTTTAAAAATAATATTATAATGTATTTTAGCGAATTTATTTTATTCTTATTTATTATGCTAAACAATAAAAAATATGTATTATTAATTTTTGATAACCTGAGAAAGAGGTATATAGTTAAATAA
- a CDS encoding polysaccharide pyruvyl transferase family protein has translation MKINDLITVRDDYSYKLISHLNLKSCFLIDDFVYNIAKTPYILENVEKVNSNNEKYILGISAYRSPIKGDSNIASYRVLADICDNVIEKRGAKVKLFSFDSENENDLVSAFYIKKYAKHANEIEIVPYLNDEINFLNNFVSCDRIIGIRFHSLIISDVYGIPFYPISYSNKTNNFLTDIGYKGNINNYSDLEINKQRILSDILSDTFFISNKSNNSEQHLLEFENLIRKIETNRVVNNCE, from the coding sequence ATGAAAATAAATGACTTAATTACTGTCAGAGATGATTATTCTTATAAATTAATAAGTCATCTCAATCTAAAATCATGTTTTTTAATTGATGACTTTGTTTATAACATAGCAAAAACACCTTATATATTAGAAAATGTGGAAAAGGTTAATTCAAACAATGAAAAATATATATTAGGTATCTCAGCGTACAGATCACCAATAAAAGGCGATAGTAATATTGCATCTTATAGAGTATTAGCAGATATATGCGATAATGTTATTGAAAAAAGAGGGGCTAAAGTAAAGTTATTCTCATTTGACTCTGAAAATGAAAATGATTTAGTGTCGGCTTTTTATATCAAAAAATATGCTAAACATGCAAATGAAATTGAAATAGTTCCATATTTAAATGATGAAATTAATTTTTTAAATAATTTTGTATCTTGTGATAGGATTATAGGGATAAGATTTCATTCTCTAATTATATCAGACGTATATGGGATCCCCTTTTATCCCATATCTTACTCTAATAAAACTAACAATTTTTTGACTGATATTGGTTATAAGGGTAATATTAATAATTATAGTGATTTAGAAATTAATAAACAGAGAATTCTATCAGATATATTATCGGATACTTTCTTTATTTCAAATAAAAGTAATAATTCAGAACAACACCTTTTAGAATTTGAAAATTTAATCAGAAAGATAGAAACTAACAGGGTTGTGAATAATTGTGAATAG
- a CDS encoding beta-1,6-N-acetylglucosaminyltransferase yields MNNIIKKHAYLIIADRNQEQLKLLVGLLDSSKNDIFILIDSKSNEIDKNLSIYTKFSKVTFLDRIPIYWGSYSQVQAQLNLIKESIFGEYYYYHYLSGLDLPLCSQEVIHNFFEKNENKIFITFSKDVDKKSLNNRTKKYFGTKYFRSHQTLTSKIKKFFFHKVNKLSVMVTKSRLKDRYLGFGSNWVSLNHSFALKLLKNEEWIYQKFNNGFLVDELFMPSVIIKEKLEDTIYYNVSMINKETEFQGNLRYINWWDGTPYVWKLKDYETLKKARLHGHLFSRKFDNKIDDKIISKVIEELIPLDNNKGEN; encoded by the coding sequence ATGAATAACATTATAAAAAAACATGCATATTTAATAATTGCTGACCGTAATCAAGAGCAATTAAAATTATTAGTAGGTTTATTAGATAGCAGTAAAAATGATATATTTATTTTAATTGACTCTAAGTCAAATGAAATAGATAAAAATCTATCCATTTATACAAAATTTTCTAAGGTAACATTTTTGGATAGAATACCTATTTATTGGGGTTCATATAGTCAAGTTCAAGCTCAATTAAATCTTATAAAAGAGTCGATTTTCGGGGAATACTACTACTACCATTATTTGTCGGGTTTAGACTTGCCATTATGTTCACAAGAAGTTATTCATAATTTTTTTGAAAAGAATGAAAATAAAATATTTATTACATTTTCTAAGGATGTGGATAAAAAAAGCTTAAATAATAGAACTAAAAAATATTTTGGTACTAAATATTTTAGATCTCATCAGACATTAACTTCGAAAATAAAAAAATTTTTTTTTCATAAGGTAAATAAATTGTCCGTCATGGTAACTAAGTCTAGATTAAAAGATAGGTATTTGGGATTTGGTTCTAATTGGGTTTCTTTAAATCATAGCTTTGCATTGAAATTGTTAAAAAATGAAGAATGGATATATCAAAAATTTAACAATGGTTTTCTTGTGGATGAATTATTCATGCCTTCAGTAATAATAAAAGAAAAACTTGAAGATACAATTTATTATAATGTTAGTATGATTAATAAAGAAACAGAATTCCAAGGTAATTTAAGATACATTAATTGGTGGGATGGAACTCCATATGTATGGAAATTAAAAGACTATGAAACATTAAAAAAAGCAAGACTGCACGGTCATTTATTTTCAAGAAAGTTTGATAACAAGATTGACGATAAAATAATTTCTAAGGTTATTGAGGAATTAATACCTTTAGATAATAATAAAGGAGAAAATTAG
- a CDS encoding glycosyltransferase family 2 protein: protein MISVIVPIFNSESTLKTCINSIVKQSFQDFELILVDDGSNDDSKKICQEFIDNYKNIKYFYKNNSGVSSTRNYGLLQANGKYIVFIDSDDSIEKNYLDIMYKYIVTHHADLVICGYNISYEGMKQEKIYLDEEKILTNTQFYQIFGTLYENNLLNSPWNKIYKKELIKNMFDEKISLGEDLLFNLDYFKNIKKIVIIPDSLYNYRVNNVSNSLSSIYNLNNLYIYYLMYNQIKNTITFDNDKKNNFQKVLNIHFNYLFVSLKLYAISNSYWDFKKFLINEKNNKVYNELLKKSKPTSLRIIFYKIILKKECFHLFYFCMRVEKAIKEMRA from the coding sequence ATGATTTCAGTTATTGTTCCAATTTTTAATTCTGAGAGCACATTAAAAACTTGTATTAACAGCATAGTTAAACAGAGCTTTCAAGATTTTGAATTGATTTTAGTAGACGATGGATCTAATGATGATTCGAAAAAGATATGTCAGGAATTTATAGATAACTATAAAAATATTAAATATTTTTATAAAAATAATTCTGGGGTATCAAGTACTAGAAATTATGGTCTTTTACAAGCTAATGGAAAGTATATAGTATTTATTGATTCTGACGATAGTATAGAGAAAAATTATTTAGATATTATGTATAAGTATATTGTTACTCATCATGCTGACTTAGTAATTTGTGGATATAATATATCATATGAAGGTATGAAACAAGAAAAAATCTATTTAGATGAAGAAAAAATACTAACAAACACTCAGTTTTATCAGATATTTGGGACACTTTATGAAAATAATTTGTTGAATAGTCCGTGGAATAAAATTTATAAAAAAGAACTTATTAAAAATATGTTTGATGAAAAAATATCTCTAGGGGAAGATCTTTTATTTAACTTAGATTATTTTAAAAATATAAAAAAAATAGTAATTATTCCTGACAGTTTGTATAATTACAGAGTAAATAATGTATCTAATTCTTTAAGCTCAATATATAATTTAAATAATTTGTATATTTATTATTTAATGTACAATCAGATTAAAAATACTATAACTTTTGATAATGATAAAAAAAATAATTTTCAAAAAGTTTTAAATATACATTTTAATTATCTGTTTGTTAGTTTAAAACTTTATGCTATATCAAATAGCTACTGGGATTTTAAAAAATTTTTAATAAATGAAAAAAATAATAAAGTATATAACGAGTTATTAAAAAAGTCTAAACCTACTAGCCTAAGAATAATTTTTTATAAAATTATTTTGAAAAAAGAATGTTTCCACTTATTTTATTTTTGTATGCGAGTAGAAAAAGCTATAAAAGAAATGAGAGCTTAA
- the wzy gene encoding O-antigen polysaccharide polymerase Wzy: MYTIGSTSFLLLSTSTGKKWITIFFFIILMTFILIIFLFKIFHINYMSLSFLFVVLIFLFHFGQVISFVLTNGDAQVMKENFFFILDFNILTKAYLFSYISMNLIVFGILLGSVFLNEKIKENFRKKDNFLILKKVSLAFIILGLPVQVYIDYTKYKSAVTGNYLDVFNNQVNGYVSELGLLFFAGTAGLILYYSCYNKRKSSFILISVVLYLILSMASGGRGKQVIYILLYMYIYNNSIRKINWKNIVLYSLLGIIFFNFLVSIASFRLETTKNISLFIQIYMQSFKQNPIIGLVNEMGGTIQTVYQAISQIDDSSKMGWGSTYINSVFSVFPNKGLFMESMIESLHYVKQLKGAALGGSIIGEVYYNFRYFGLFICPIIGFFIQYVSTYFTNCLSSKSYLKFVVIVPLFVNFLWWTRDAFYGLVRSFLITLLLASILLKIFKKIKFRSII, translated from the coding sequence ATTTATACAATTGGTTCAACAAGCTTTTTATTATTAAGTACGTCAACAGGAAAAAAATGGATTACTATTTTTTTCTTTATAATTTTAATGACTTTTATTTTAATAATTTTTTTGTTTAAAATATTTCATATCAATTATATGAGTTTAAGTTTTCTGTTTGTTGTTCTAATTTTTCTTTTTCACTTTGGACAAGTAATATCTTTTGTTTTGACAAATGGTGATGCTCAAGTAATGAAAGAAAACTTTTTTTTTATTTTAGATTTTAATATTTTAACTAAAGCATATTTATTTTCATATATTTCTATGAATTTAATAGTTTTTGGAATATTATTAGGGTCAGTTTTTTTAAACGAAAAGATAAAAGAAAATTTTAGAAAAAAAGATAATTTTCTTATTTTAAAAAAGGTTAGTTTAGCTTTCATTATTTTAGGTCTACCTGTTCAAGTTTATATAGATTATACAAAATATAAGTCTGCTGTTACAGGAAATTATTTAGATGTTTTTAATAATCAGGTTAATGGTTATGTCAGTGAATTAGGGTTATTATTTTTTGCTGGTACTGCTGGTTTAATTCTTTATTATAGTTGCTATAATAAGCGTAAATCTTCTTTTATTTTAATATCTGTTGTTTTATATTTAATATTAAGTATGGCAAGTGGTGGTAGAGGAAAACAAGTAATATATATATTATTATATATGTATATATATAATAATAGTATAAGAAAAATTAATTGGAAAAATATTGTTTTATATAGTTTATTGGGAATAATTTTTTTTAATTTTTTAGTCTCTATTGCAAGTTTTAGGCTAGAAACAACTAAAAATATATCATTATTTATTCAAATTTATATGCAAAGTTTTAAACAAAATCCTATAATAGGATTGGTAAATGAGATGGGTGGTACAATTCAAACAGTATATCAAGCTATATCTCAAATTGATGATTCTAGTAAAATGGGTTGGGGATCAACATATATCAATAGTGTATTCTCAGTATTTCCTAATAAAGGTTTGTTTATGGAGAGTATGATTGAATCACTCCATTACGTTAAACAGTTAAAAGGTGCTGCTTTAGGTGGCTCTATTATTGGAGAAGTATATTATAATTTTAGATATTTTGGTCTCTTTATCTGTCCCATCATTGGTTTTTTTATACAATACGTATCAACTTATTTTACAAATTGTTTAAGTTCAAAAAGCTATTTAAAATTTGTAGTGATAGTTCCACTATTTGTTAATTTTTTATGGTGGACGAGAGATGCTTTTTATGGATTAGTTCGTTCGTTTTTAATTACTTTATTATTAGCTAGTATATTATTAAAAATATTTAAAAAAATTAAATTTAGGAGTATAATATGA
- a CDS encoding glycosyltransferase: MIRIVHVIGQLRTGGAETVAMNILRYTSQDIFQNDFIVFGDKIGNLENEALKRGSKVHHIPFPKDGYMRFVKNIKKIITDNNYEIIHSHTLLNNGVVAYAARKTNIRLIISHSHSTNNGKETNNFIYHLYEKTMKKLIIRDSDLLISCGVDAGKYLYNDSPFDVINNGIDFLLYKFDLFNRKKIRNELACEENCILIGHVGRMEVVKNQEFLIKICEQFDKKKIKVKFLLIGDGSLKDSIQKKISDNNLNAQFKLLGNRQDVGKFLSAMDVMVFPSLYEGVPLTLVEAQVNGLPCVVSDTISSEVDIFKNVNFISLSENIDIWIKKIVDSKRIIVTQEMFECSGYDIMTEIKKWKIFIYLK, encoded by the coding sequence TTGATAAGAATTGTTCATGTTATTGGCCAATTAAGAACGGGTGGAGCAGAAACTGTCGCTATGAATATTTTAAGATATACAAGCCAAGATATTTTTCAAAATGATTTTATAGTATTTGGAGATAAGATTGGTAATTTAGAAAATGAAGCATTAAAAAGAGGTAGTAAAGTCCATCATATACCTTTTCCAAAAGATGGTTATATGAGGTTTGTTAAAAATATTAAAAAAATAATTACAGATAATAATTATGAAATAATACATAGCCATACGTTATTAAATAACGGAGTAGTGGCATATGCTGCAAGAAAAACAAACATTCGTTTAATTATTTCTCACTCACATAGTACAAACAATGGCAAAGAAACTAATAATTTTATTTATCACTTATATGAGAAAACTATGAAAAAGCTTATTATTCGTGATTCAGATTTATTAATTTCTTGTGGAGTAGATGCAGGTAAATATTTATATAATGATAGTCCCTTCGATGTTATTAATAATGGAATTGATTTTTTGTTATATAAATTCGATTTGTTTAATAGAAAAAAAATTAGAAATGAATTAGCTTGTGAAGAAAATTGTATTCTAATAGGTCATGTTGGTAGAATGGAAGTCGTAAAAAATCAAGAGTTTTTGATCAAAATATGCGAGCAGTTTGATAAAAAAAAAATAAAAGTAAAATTTTTATTAATTGGAGATGGTAGTTTAAAAGATAGTATTCAAAAAAAAATTTCCGATAATAATTTAAATGCTCAATTTAAATTATTAGGTAATCGTCAGGATGTTGGTAAATTTTTATCTGCTATGGATGTCATGGTATTTCCTTCTTTATATGAAGGAGTCCCCCTAACACTTGTTGAAGCACAGGTAAATGGTCTACCCTGTGTTGTTTCAGATACCATTAGTAGTGAAGTCGATATATTTAAAAATGTTAATTTTATTAGTTTGTCAGAAAACATTGATATTTGGATAAAAAAAATAGTTGATAGTAAAAGAATTATTGTAACACAAGAAATGTTTGAATGTTCAGGATATGATATTATGACAGAAATAAAAAAATGGAAAATATTTATTTATCTAAAATGA